A genomic region of Arvicola amphibius chromosome X, mArvAmp1.2, whole genome shotgun sequence contains the following coding sequences:
- the Foxr2 gene encoding forkhead box protein R2, with product MDVKLKEREFWYSLHGQVPGMLEWDMGNEFFLPCTTDQCSFAEQCLVKYKVQLLKPPALPQERKPNPDDDDPPTEPSLWMWVNPNMVYPANSKEVPNPSRRVLPSAPIPKTDESSCLGTQRVLQSLSVLHTEHCQRQRLPVLSTEAFTGQETEEQGCTSSKKYTKKHTLYLDPHLDKESWPRPPLNYSHLVALALKSSPSCGLNVQQIYNFTRQHFPYFRTAPEGWKNTIRHNLCSLTCFEKVPVPVEEETDGKPRAFLWKLTDEGHRFFQEDTRVLAYARKESIKQCMRQPELIDLLFQL from the coding sequence ATGGATGTAAAGCTGAAAGAGCGGGAGTTTTGGTACAGTCTCCATGGTCAAGTCCCCGGAATGCTGGAATGGGACATGGGGAATGAATTTTTCCTGCCTTGTACCACAGATCAGTGCTCTTTCGCTGAGCAGTGTCTTGTCAAATACAAAGTTCAACTGCTAAAACCACCAGCACTGCCTCAAGAGAGGAAACCCAATCCTGATGATGATGATCCCCCCACGGAACCCAGCTTGTGGATGTGGGTGAATCCCAACATGGTGTACCCCGCCAACAGCAAAGAGGTTCCAAATCCCAGTCGTAGAGTTCTGCCAAGTGCACCAATCCCAAAGACTGATGAGTCGAGCTGCTTAGGGACTCAGAGGGTGTTACAGTCCCTGTCTGTTCTCCACACTGAGCATTGTCAGCGACAAAGGCTGCCCGTTTTATCCACTGAAGCTTTCACAGGGCAGGAGACTGAGGAACAGGGATGCACGTCCTCTAAGAAATACACCAAGAAGCACACACTGTACCTTGACCCACACCTGGACAAGGAGTCCTGGCCACGCCCTCCTCTCAACTACAGCCATCTAGTTGCCCTGGCATTAAAAAGCAGCCCTTCCTGTGGCCTCAATGTGCAACAGATCTACAATTTTACTCGACAGCATTTCCCCTATTTCCGGACTGCACCAGAAGGCTGGAAAAACACCATTCGCCACAATCTCTGTTCCTTGACCTGCTTTGAAAAGGTGCCAGTCCCCGTTGAGGAGGAGACAGATGGAAAACCTCGCGCGTTCCTATGGAAACTCACTGACGAGGGACACCGCTTCTTTCAGGAGGACACCCGTGTCTTGGCCTATGCTCGAAAGGAGAGCATTAAGCAGTGCATGCGCCAACCAGAACTGATAGACCTTCTCTTTCaactttaa